The Acanthochromis polyacanthus isolate Apoly-LR-REF ecotype Palm Island chromosome 10, KAUST_Apoly_ChrSc, whole genome shotgun sequence genome includes the window AATCACAGCaatgcattttctgttattctTAGCACAACAAAATGTGCAGATAGCCAAGCTTGCCAAATTCATTTCCACAGCTCTGCATTATACCCATCGCTGTTGTACTGAAATTCAATACAAATTATCTGCTTGGATGTGATGCTGGCTTGGCTGGTCTGAATTTCGAGTTTGGgtgcgtgtgcgtgcatgcGCGCATGTTCATGGTGATTCTCTAGAGTTCGTGGGAGATGAAAGAGGGTCCTAAGGGCGCCGCTGTGGGCTCCAGGCTGACATGGGAAAGAGTGTGGCTTTGAGAACGAGACAGTGTGTGATAATGAGAGGGGGGAGCTTTCCCCTGGGCCTGGCCCTCTCCCTGCTCTGAACTCTGGCTTGGCAAGGTAGAGTCTCCTGGTTCCGCTCCAGCCACAGTCTCGGCTCCTGCAGCACCACGTTCCTGCTTGTGTCTCTCCCAGGCCGAGCTCAGCTTCACAGCCAGAGCCAGAAGGTTCTTCCCCAGAAACACAGTGGACACACGGGGGTCCCTGTACCACAGCATTCCTGTGCCTCGCAGGGCCAAGGTGAAGATATTGATAGTGACCAAGCTGAGCCAAGGGTACAAAGCCTCCTTACGGGGTCCTCTCTGTCCTGGCAGGCCGGTGGCCCCCAGCTCTGTGAGGGCCAcgcatggcagcagcagcaggagggcgTAGCAGTAGAAGAAGACCAAGCCCTCAGCCCAGATGGGCAGCCTCTGCTCGGTGACCCCTGTAGTCCCCGCCGTGGACCCTCCTTGGGCTTCCCACAACCCTGCCTGCAAGTCCAGCACATCCAGCAGGTCAACCACCACCCAGAGGAGCCGGCCCCGCACCTCCTGCTTCCTGCGCTGCGGGGTCATGTGGTCAGCTCCCGTCAGGATGAGGAACAGGGAGGGCAGGCAGATGGACAGCAGCAGCGTCAGGGTCTTTCTGGCCAGCGGATCGGGCGGCCGGCGCTCCTGCCTGTAGTTGTGGCAGACAAAGAAGAGCTTGAGCTGGAGCAGGGACAGGAACAGGAACCAGAGGGCGTTGGCAAAACCCCGACGTGGCGACCGCGCCTCCGACACCACGCCAGCCGAGACAAAGCGCAGCGCGAGCAGGAAGCCCGCATCACCTAGCAACACCGCCGCACATTGCCACACACTAGGTCCTGAAAGACCGCGGGCTCCCAGCATGCTCTGCTCCAGCAAGTAGAGGTCCACCACTGCCATCGTGCTCACCGTCACCAGGGTTGATACGCACACCTGGGGCGTGGGCACCATGCCtggaaaagacacacacacacagatgcaccgTGGGGAATGTGTTACAGCAACAGAATTTGAACTCTGATCACATTGCTGCACACGAAGCCATCTGTCCTCagtaaaactcaaaaatattcagGATGAGAAGAAGATTGTTTTTTCCCAGTACAAATTTaaaaccaaatgtaaaatgGTTTGATGCTTGTTGCTATGGTTAAAGACATTAGCTGCAGAGTAAGCAGTGAGCGCCCTTCATCTTTGGCCAGAGCTACATCTACCCTGGCTGCTCAAGCTGGGAAGCctattaaattgttttttttttgtctgcggCTCTTTGAATTAAATAGTCTTCACTTTCCATAAAGGTCCAAACATTGCTTCTGTTTGATTCTGAGATTTTCTTCAAGTTGCTGTTACTTTTTCCTGTGTATTGTTCCTGCTCCTTTTTCCACTCGCCTCATTCATTATTAATTAATTGCATTCAGATGCAACTAGGTGCCCCATCAAAACCTTTTCTTTCCCTCTATAGTCTGTCGTGTTTGTTCCCATACTGTGCCGCAGCCTTTAATCATCCCAAATTCCCCTCTCATATCAGATGAATATTGATAACTTGCTATTTGTTTAGAGACGCGCTTGACTCGTGTCTTTGTGTACACACTGTGTGTATCCGGGTGCATGCATGCAGGCAATGCTAATTTGCTGAACGAGGTTTCATGTTATTGTTACAGCTCATATCTGAGCCTCAGACACCATAAACCTCAGTATTGATCTCAGCGTGAGGAATGATCATTGACTTTACGGTGTAATCGAACCAACGTCTCTTTATCGTATTTAGCTGAAAAGCACAGCGCAGACCACTGGACTGTCTGTTATCTGCTCAGCGCCACTCGGGGGTGTCAACCCCTCGGCTGGATCGATGACATTATAATATAAAATCATCACCCGCTCAGATGTGTCCTAACGGCAACAGTTGAGCGTG containing:
- the tmem265 gene encoding transmembrane protein 121, which gives rise to MVPTPQVCVSTLVTVSTMAVVDLYLLEQSMLGARGLSGPSVWQCAAVLLGDAGFLLALRFVSAGVVSEARSPRRGFANALWFLFLSLLQLKLFFVCHNYRQERRPPDPLARKTLTLLLSICLPSLFLILTGADHMTPQRRKQEVRGRLLWVVVDLLDVLDLQAGLWEAQGGSTAGTTGVTEQRLPIWAEGLVFFYCYALLLLLPCVALTELGATGLPGQRGPRKEALYPWLSLVTINIFTLALRGTGMLWYRDPRVSTVFLGKNLLALAVKLSSAWERHKQERGAAGAETVAGAEPGDSTLPSQSSEQGEGQAQGKAPPSHYHTLSRSQSHTLSHVSLEPTAAPLGPSFISHEL